A region of the Massilia sp. erpn genome:
CAGGATGGCGTCGGCCACGCCGAAGGCGCGGCGGCCGGCCAGGCTGTCGGCGACCAGGTTGTCGGCCATGTCCAGCATGTCCTGGTTGATCTGATCCTTGAAGATGCTGTCTTCACCGGCCATTTCGCGCGTCGAATTGCGCATCTGGTGCAGCAGGTGGCTGATGAAGAAGCTTTCAAACTTGGTGGCCGCCTCGGTGGCCTTGGCACGGTATTCGGGGTCGACGCCGTCCACCGCCGGCTGGGCGGCGGCGATGCGTTCCTGTTCTTCGGCGGCCAGGGCGGGATGTTGCAATGGTGAAATGCGGTTATTCATCAGATCACCACCAGTTCGCCTTCGATCGCACCAGCCTGGTCCAGGGCTTGCAGGATCGCCATGATATCGTCGGGCGAGGCGCCCAGGCTGTTGACCACGTCGATGATCGATTGCAGCTTGGCGCCGGCCGGCCATTTGAACATCTGGCCCGAACCCTGGTCGACGCTGACATTCGACTGCGGCGTGACCGTGGTCTGGCCCTGGGCGAAGGCGTTCGGCTGGCTCACTTTCGAGCTTTCCGAGATCACCACCTTGAGCGAGCCGTGGGTGACGGCGGCGGCGCGCACGCGCAGGCCGTCGGCGATGACGACGGTGCCGGTGCGCGAGTTGAACACCACTTTCGGGTTTTCATTGCCGACATCGATGGGCAAGCCTTCCAGCTTGGCAACGAAGGCCACGCGCTGGGTCGGATTCTCGGGGGCGATGACGTCGATGCTGGTGGCGTCGCTGGTGCTGGCGATCTGGCCGAAGCGGCGGTTGATCGCTTCCACGATATTGGTGGCGGTCTGGAAGTGCGGATGGCGCAAGGACAGGCGCACCGTCGGCTTGCTGGAAAAATCGGTGGCGATTTCGCGTTCGATCACGGCGCCGTTGGGGATGCGGCCCGAGGTCGGGGTATTCACGGTGACGGAGGAACCGCTCTTGCCGGCCGCGTTCAAGCCGCCGACCACCACATTGCCCTGGGCCAGGGCATACACTTCGTTGTCGGCCGCGCGCAGCGGGGTCAGGAGCAGGGCGCCGCCGCGCAGGCTCTTGGCGTCGCCCAGCGAGGAGACGGTGATGTCGATCGGCTGGCCGCGGCGGTAGCCGGGCGGGAAGACGGCGCTGACCATGACGGTGGCGACGTTCTTGCTTTTCGCGTCCGAGCCGTCCGGCATCTTGACGCCGAACTGCTTGAGCATATTCACCACCGACTGGCTGGCGAACTTGACCTGGGTCGAGTCGCCGCTGCCGTTCAAGCCCACCACCAGGCCGTAGCCCACCAGCGGGTTTTCGCGCACACCCTCGATGCTGACGAGGTTGCGCAGGGTTTGGGCCGCCGAGGCCGGCTGGCCGACCGTCAGCAGGGCGGCGCTGGCGCACAGGGCAGGGAGGATCCAGCGGAGTTTCATGTGTTCACCTTAGAAGGGCATCCAGGGGCCGACGAAGAAGCGGGTCAGCCAGCCCGGCTGTTGCACATCGGCCAGGGTGCCGTTGGCCGAATAGGCGATGCGCGCATTGGCGATGCGCAGCGAAGACACCTGGTTGTTGGCGTCGATGTCGGCGGCGCGCAGATAGCCGCGCAGGCGCAGGAATTCCTCGCCCTGGTTCAGCGTCAGGTTCTTTTCGCCGGCCACGCGCAGCAGGCCATTGGGCAGTACTTCCTGCACGATAACGGTGATGGCGCCGTTCAGGGTGTTTTGCTGGGTGCTGGAGGAATCGCCGGCAAAGCCATTCTTGCCGGACAGGTCGACGCCGGCTTTGGGGAAGGTCTTGCCAAGCAGGCCGGGCGCGGCGATGGCGGTGCTGGAGTCTTTGCTCAGCTTGGTGCCCGCGCTTTTCGACGCCTGCGTGGTTTCCTGCAGCAGCACGGTGACCAGATCGCCGACGCGGAAGGCGCGGCTGTCCGAGGTCAGCGACACGCCGCCCTCGGGATCGAAGACGCCGCCCGAGGTGCCGCGCGACGGCGCCACGCGGGCCACCGGCGGCGGCTCGTCGAAGGGCGCCGGCCGCACGGGCGGCTGGGCGCAGCCGGCCGCCAGCAGCGCCAGGGCCAGCGTGCTCAGGACGGCTTTCATTATCTTGCCGCCTGTGCCAGGTATTGCAGCATATTGTCGGCGGCCGACAGCACCTTGGTATTCATTTCATAGGTGCGCTGGGCCGCGATCATGTCAACCATCTCTTCCACCACCTGGACGTTGGAGCCTTCCAGCGCGCCTTGCTTGAGCTTGCCGAACTGGGCGTCGCCGGGACGGCCTTCGGTCGGCGCGCCGCTGGAGGCGGTTTCCTGGAACAGGTTTTCGCCCAGGGCCAGCAGGCCGGTCGGGTTGATGAAACTGGTCAGGGTCAGCTGGCCCAGTTCGGTCGGCGCGGTATTGCCGGGCAGGGTGGCCGAGACGGTGCCGTTTTCGCCGATGGTGATGCGGGTCGCATTGTTCGGGATGGTGATCTGCGGCACGATGGGCAAGCCCTGGGCCGTGGTCAGGATGCCATTGCTGTCCATCTGCAGCTGGCCGGCGCGCGTGAAGGCCGCTTCGCCGTTCGGGCGGCGCACCTGCAGGAAGCCGTTGCCGGTGATGGCCACGTCAAAGGTGTTGTTGGTGGTTTGCAGGCTGCCGTTGGTGAAGACCTTTTGCGTGCCGACCAGGTGGGTACCGTTGCCGAGCTGAACGCCGGACGGGCTCAGGGTATTGTTGTCGGCGCGCTGGGCACCCGGCTGCGCTTCGATCGAGTAGAACAGGTCTTCGAAGACGGCGCGGTCGCGCTTGTAGCCGACGGTGTTGGCATTGGCCAGGTTGTTGGCGATGGTTTGCAGTTTCGCGTCCTGCGCCTGCACGCCGGTCTTGCTGATCCACATTGCTGGATTCATTGGATTCTCCTTGTCGGTACTTAAGCGCCGAGCAGGCGGTTGCCTGCCTCGTTCATGCTGTCGCTGGCCTTGAATAATTTCATCTGGATTTCAAAGGTGCGGTTCAGGCTCATCACCGCCACCATTTCCTCGACCGCCGAGACATTACTGCCTTCGAGGTGGCCGGCGCGCACCTGCACCGTGTTGTCGGTGTTCAGCGGCTGGCCGTCGCGCGCCACCAGGAGGCCCGCTTCGTTCTTGGTCAATTCCGAGGTTTCGGCCTTGACCAGCTTGAGCTTGTCGATCACCTGCATCTGGGCCTGGCCCGGCACCTGGATCGAGACCGTGCCGTCCTGGCCGATTTCGACGCGGGTGTGGATGGGCAGGGTCAGCGGGCCGCCTTCGCCCAGCAGCTGCATGCCGTTGACGGTCATGGTGCCGTCGGCGTCGAGCGTGATGCCGCCGGCGCGGGTATACGCCTCGCCGGTCGGGCCTTGCACGGCGAACATGCCGGCGCCGGAAATGGCGACGTCGAGTTCGCGCCCGGTGGCTTTCAGCGCTCCCTGGCGGCCATTCACGGCATTGGCCTGCATGCGCGACATATGGCGGTCGTCATAGCCATAGCCAGGCAGGGCGGCAGCCGTGGCCAGCTCGAGATTGGCGCGGAAGCCGCTCGTGTCGAGGTTGGCCAGGTTGTTGGCGTGGACCTGTTGGCCCCGCAGCGCCCGTTCGGCGCCGCTCATCGCGGTATAGATCAGCGCGTCCATGCTGGTTCAGTCCTTACAGCGCCTGCATCAGCGATTGCATCATCGCGTTCTCGGTCGAGATGACCTTGGAGTTGGCCTGGTAGTTGCGCTGCGATGTCATCAGGCTGACCAGTTCGGTCGTCACGTCCACATTCGACTGTTCCAGCGAGCCGGTGGTCAGCTTGCCGGCCACGCCCTGGCCCGGCTCGGCATAGTTGGCGGTGCCCGAGGCGCCGCTTTCGCTCCAGCTGGTGTTGTCGGTCGGGGTCAGACCTTCGTCATTGGGGAAGGTGGCGATGGCGATCACGCCGATCTGCTGCTTCTGGCCATTGGAATACTTGGCGATCACGCCGCCATCGTCGTTCAGTTCCACCCCGACATAGTTGCCGGGTGCATAGCCGTCGGCCGCATTGATCGAGGCGCTCGCGTTGCCCGCTTGGAAGGTGGTGCCCAGGTAGCTCAGGTTGATGTCGAGCTGCGCCACCGTTGTCGAGGCTGGCAGTACGGGGACGTTGATGGCGCCACTGGCGGGGGTGATCAATTTGCCGGCGGCGTCGAAGTCCAGCGTCGTGGTGGGGGCGGCGGCGGCCGTGCCATCGACGGCGATAAACACATCGACCTTGTTATTCGGCACGGTTGGCGGGCCGCCTGCCGGGGCGACCTTGCGGAAATACTGCGTGATGGTGTGCTGCTTGCCCAGCGAGTCATAGACAGTTGACGTCTGGGACATATTGTAGGAGGCCGGATCGGCGGGCACGCCGGGCGTCAGGGCGGCAAACGGCGCGGTCGGGGTTTTCCAGTCGGCCGACATATTGGCCTGGAAATCGATCTTGGTCGAGGGTTTGGCGGCCAGGGTGCCGGTCGGCACCACTACATCGGCCATGGCGCCGCGCACGATGGAGGGCGGCGTCATGGCATAGCCTTGCACGCGGCGGCCGGAAGCATCCACCAGGTAGTTGTCGGCGGCCTTGGTGAAGATGCCGACGCGGGTGTAGTTCATCTGGCCGGTGCTGTCCTTGGCGACAAAGAAGCCGCGGCCGTTGATCAGGGCGTCCAGGCCGCGGTTGGTGGTCAGCACGCCGCCGTTCTGGGTGATCGACTGGCTGGTCGAACCGATATGCGCGCCGGTCGGACGGTCGCCCGCATACATGGCGGCAAAGTTGGCGCGGCTCGATTTGAAGCCGAAGGTGCCGGCATTGGCGATATTGTTGCTGATGGTGCCCAGCTGCTCGTTGATGGACTGAATGCCAGACAGTGC
Encoded here:
- the flgF gene encoding flagellar basal-body rod protein FlgF, which translates into the protein MDALIYTAMSGAERALRGQQVHANNLANLDTSGFRANLELATAAALPGYGYDDRHMSRMQANAVNGRQGALKATGRELDVAISGAGMFAVQGPTGEAYTRAGGITLDADGTMTVNGMQLLGEGGPLTLPIHTRVEIGQDGTVSIQVPGQAQMQVIDKLKLVKAETSELTKNEAGLLVARDGQPLNTDNTVQVRAGHLEGSNVSAVEEMVAVMSLNRTFEIQMKLFKASDSMNEAGNRLLGA
- a CDS encoding flagellar hook protein FlgE yields the protein MSFDIALSGIQSINEQLGTISNNIANAGTFGFKSSRANFAAMYAGDRPTGAHIGSTSQSITQNGGVLTTNRGLDALINGRGFFVAKDSTGQMNYTRVGIFTKAADNYLVDASGRRVQGYAMTPPSIVRGAMADVVVPTGTLAAKPSTKIDFQANMSADWKTPTAPFAALTPGVPADPASYNMSQTSTVYDSLGKQHTITQYFRKVAPAGGPPTVPNNKVDVFIAVDGTAAAAPTTTLDFDAAGKLITPASGAINVPVLPASTTVAQLDINLSYLGTTFQAGNASASINAADGYAPGNYVGVELNDDGGVIAKYSNGQKQQIGVIAIATFPNDEGLTPTDNTSWSESGASGTANYAEPGQGVAGKLTTGSLEQSNVDVTTELVSLMTSQRNYQANSKVISTENAMMQSLMQAL
- a CDS encoding flagellar basal body P-ring protein FlgI yields the protein MKLRWILPALCASAALLTVGQPASAAQTLRNLVSIEGVRENPLVGYGLVVGLNGSGDSTQVKFASQSVVNMLKQFGVKMPDGSDAKSKNVATVMVSAVFPPGYRRGQPIDITVSSLGDAKSLRGGALLLTPLRAADNEVYALAQGNVVVGGLNAAGKSGSSVTVNTPTSGRIPNGAVIEREIATDFSSKPTVRLSLRHPHFQTATNIVEAINRRFGQIASTSDATSIDVIAPENPTQRVAFVAKLEGLPIDVGNENPKVVFNSRTGTVVIADGLRVRAAAVTHGSLKVVISESSKVSQPNAFAQGQTTVTPQSNVSVDQGSGQMFKWPAGAKLQSIIDVVNSLGASPDDIMAILQALDQAGAIEGELVVI
- the flgG gene encoding flagellar basal-body rod protein FlgG; the protein is MNPAMWISKTGVQAQDAKLQTIANNLANANTVGYKRDRAVFEDLFYSIEAQPGAQRADNNTLSPSGVQLGNGTHLVGTQKVFTNGSLQTTNNTFDVAITGNGFLQVRRPNGEAAFTRAGQLQMDSNGILTTAQGLPIVPQITIPNNATRITIGENGTVSATLPGNTAPTELGQLTLTSFINPTGLLALGENLFQETASSGAPTEGRPGDAQFGKLKQGALEGSNVQVVEEMVDMIAAQRTYEMNTKVLSAADNMLQYLAQAAR
- a CDS encoding rod-binding protein; translation: MNNRISPLQHPALAAEEQERIAAAQPAVDGVDPEYRAKATEAATKFESFFISHLLHQMRNSTREMAGEDSIFKDQINQDMLDMADNLVADSLAGRRAFGVADAILRQLLPAPTPVAPASELGNISTEKKPGAAA
- the flgH gene encoding flagellar basal body L-ring protein FlgH, which encodes MKAVLSTLALALLAAGCAQPPVRPAPFDEPPPVARVAPSRGTSGGVFDPEGGVSLTSDSRAFRVGDLVTVLLQETTQASKSAGTKLSKDSSTAIAAPGLLGKTFPKAGVDLSGKNGFAGDSSSTQQNTLNGAITVIVQEVLPNGLLRVAGEKNLTLNQGEEFLRLRGYLRAADIDANNQVSSLRIANARIAYSANGTLADVQQPGWLTRFFVGPWMPF